Proteins found in one Bacillus subtilis subsp. subtilis str. 168 genomic segment:
- the yqbE gene encoding putative phage capsid protein; skin element (Evidence 3: Putative function from multiple computational evidences; Product type s: structure): protein MRNQEVINKAEMTLSTLESGGIMNPTQASTFIRMVQDTPTILRDARVIQMDHDTQKIEKIGFGQRILRAAQEGVALTKDQKSVPSTSTVNLSTKEVIAEVNITYDTLENNIEKDGLQNTIMQMIAERAAVDIEELLVNGDTSSSDSYLAQLDGIRKQATSHIVDAAGEELTRQTFKRGYKAVPPKYLRIPQEFRFYTSPGIEVEWKDRVADRQTNLGDAAVQGGLSSAFGVPIKGIANLQPYTIGEGDTAADVSDIILTHPKNIILGFSRNIRIEVDKDIRRRMFIIVLTAKLDSVFEEEDAVAKIVKVKE from the coding sequence ATGAGAAATCAAGAGGTTATTAATAAAGCAGAAATGACGCTTTCTACTTTAGAGAGCGGCGGGATTATGAATCCTACTCAGGCTTCAACTTTTATTCGAATGGTACAAGATACGCCAACCATTTTAAGAGATGCGCGAGTTATTCAAATGGACCATGACACACAGAAAATCGAGAAGATCGGTTTTGGTCAGCGTATTTTAAGGGCAGCCCAAGAGGGAGTTGCGCTAACTAAAGATCAAAAGTCAGTTCCATCAACTAGCACAGTTAACTTAAGCACAAAAGAAGTAATTGCTGAAGTTAACATTACCTATGACACACTTGAAAACAACATCGAAAAAGATGGCCTTCAGAATACAATCATGCAAATGATAGCTGAGCGTGCTGCGGTTGATATTGAAGAGTTGCTTGTAAATGGGGATACATCTTCCTCCGACTCATATCTTGCACAATTAGATGGCATCAGAAAACAAGCTACATCTCATATTGTCGATGCTGCAGGTGAGGAACTGACACGTCAAACATTTAAACGAGGATACAAAGCTGTACCTCCTAAATATTTGCGAATTCCGCAGGAGTTCCGTTTCTATACATCGCCTGGTATTGAGGTCGAATGGAAAGATCGTGTAGCTGATCGTCAAACAAATTTAGGGGATGCAGCTGTTCAAGGTGGCCTTTCATCTGCTTTTGGTGTTCCAATCAAAGGTATTGCAAATTTACAGCCTTATACGATTGGAGAGGGAGATACTGCAGCCGATGTTTCTGATATCATCCTAACTCATCCGAAGAATATTATTCTCGGATTCTCTCGTAACATTCGGATTGAAGTAGATAAGGACATCCGTCGCCGTATGTTTATCATTGTTTTGACAGCGAAATTGGATAGTGTTTTTGAAGAAGAGGACGCCGTAGCCAAGATCGTGAAAGTGAAGGAGTAG
- the yqbD gene encoding putative nucleic acid-binding protein; skin element (Evidence 3: Putative function from multiple computational evidences; Product type e: enzyme) has protein sequence MPRELVNAKITHVSYVDKAANQKQFFIVKSEKQPDFQKEVRILAKEADEQKLVYGIVYEPDTVDAHGDFMTAAEIEKAAHGFLKDARQIDKQHDFQGGVGEVVESYVAPADFEMNGETIKKGSWVLVTKASEEVWEQIKKGEITGYSMAGTAETIEKQEKPVSQEKTDEKGLFNLLKNFFVGKQQQSYEEPVAKAGRKFSASNLQEIKNAHAALGNLLSQVETKEGEEEMTSEEVTKSIQEALEPIKKRLETLEKEEELNKKDKEKEEETEKEGEKLKKAISEAVQPLADRIEAIEKSRGTSKQTEESGSEQVQKSIWSGLF, from the coding sequence ATGCCAAGAGAATTGGTGAACGCAAAAATCACACATGTTTCTTATGTGGATAAGGCTGCTAATCAAAAGCAGTTCTTTATTGTGAAATCAGAAAAACAACCTGATTTTCAAAAGGAAGTCAGAATCCTTGCGAAAGAGGCAGACGAGCAAAAACTTGTTTACGGTATCGTGTATGAACCTGATACAGTGGACGCCCACGGAGATTTCATGACAGCTGCAGAAATCGAAAAGGCCGCTCATGGATTCCTGAAAGATGCTCGTCAAATCGACAAGCAACATGACTTTCAGGGTGGTGTTGGTGAGGTGGTTGAGTCCTATGTCGCACCGGCAGACTTTGAAATGAATGGGGAAACCATTAAAAAGGGATCATGGGTCCTTGTCACAAAGGCTTCTGAGGAAGTATGGGAGCAAATCAAAAAAGGCGAAATTACCGGTTATTCAATGGCAGGAACTGCTGAGACGATTGAAAAACAAGAAAAGCCCGTTTCTCAAGAGAAAACAGATGAGAAAGGGCTATTTAATTTGCTCAAAAACTTTTTTGTTGGAAAACAACAGCAATCATATGAAGAGCCAGTTGCAAAGGCGGGCAGAAAATTTTCCGCTTCAAACCTGCAAGAAATTAAGAATGCTCATGCTGCCCTTGGTAATTTACTGAGTCAGGTAGAAACAAAAGAGGGGGAAGAAGAAATGACTTCGGAGGAAGTAACTAAATCCATTCAAGAAGCATTAGAGCCAATTAAGAAGCGGCTCGAGACATTAGAAAAAGAGGAAGAGCTTAATAAGAAAGATAAAGAAAAAGAAGAAGAGACTGAAAAAGAGGGCGAGAAGTTGAAAAAGGCAATTTCAGAAGCTGTTCAACCGCTCGCTGATCGTATTGAAGCAATCGAAAAAAGTCGCGGAACATCTAAGCAAACTGAAGAATCGGGTTCCGAACAAGTTCAAAAATCAATCTGGTCAGGGTTGTTTTAA
- the yqbC gene encoding conserved phage protein of unknown function; skin element (Evidence 4: Unknown function but conserved in other organisms): protein MNWMEFISSIVKSIIWPVAIIILVFKLKQPVSNLISTLAKIKYKDWEFEFTIDQKLDKISFQLNKENQYGTDDQNLKDSLNLESNSEITEETHSHYNEKTSIKGDNDLLLKMEMIRLYGAVKNLYEKVSEKDDAADKSQGIGMLYMVDYLKRHKILNDSFAESLLDIMNIVHDLEKSHISQSYIMNKFFWNVDKSVKRLMEITSNYVAENTAGETSN, encoded by the coding sequence ATGAATTGGATGGAGTTTATCTCTTCAATAGTCAAATCAATCATTTGGCCGGTAGCAATAATTATCTTGGTTTTTAAATTAAAACAACCGGTTTCAAATTTGATCAGTACCTTGGCGAAAATTAAATATAAGGATTGGGAATTTGAATTCACTATTGACCAAAAATTAGATAAGATTAGTTTCCAATTGAATAAAGAGAATCAATATGGAACTGATGATCAAAATCTAAAAGATTCATTAAATTTAGAAAGTAATTCTGAAATCACTGAGGAAACACATTCCCATTATAATGAGAAGACAAGCATTAAAGGGGATAATGACTTACTACTAAAAATGGAAATGATTCGTTTATATGGAGCAGTGAAAAATCTTTATGAAAAAGTATCAGAAAAAGATGATGCGGCAGATAAATCTCAAGGTATAGGCATGTTATACATGGTTGATTATTTGAAACGCCATAAAATTCTTAATGATTCATTTGCGGAAAGCTTACTTGATATAATGAATATAGTTCATGACTTAGAGAAAAGTCATATTTCACAAAGCTACATTATGAATAAATTTTTCTGGAATGTAGATAAGAGTGTAAAAAGGTTAATGGAGATAACAAGCAATTATGTTGCTGAGAATACAGCTGGTGAGACTTCTAATTAG
- the yqbB gene encoding putative phage head morphogenesis protein; skin element (Evidence 3: Putative function from multiple computational evidences; Product type s: structure), translating to MNKTDKLLESLNVFIQKAEENQYKQLGEMVPDFPGKSNIPKYVEEYEKGIARLLRRQHKKFLDGLKGFVSKDSEETLKALLVFFTQNLFAEDDFEEEFQELTEGFLQQTIEEMAEVIMDSIDPEVPFKVLSNRTINWIKDWSKKLAEIMKLNTHEVVEDVLTNAIENGSSIQDIELTLKDMPQFDRERARTTAITEVLAASSAAQHESYAQSPAVKKKKWRHSGGKKNNPRENHIDLDGTVIGVDEEFQIPGSSETCMFPRDPKLSTRERVNCHCVLSPVVDSKILGLSPEEKEEIQREVLANME from the coding sequence ATGAACAAAACGGATAAGCTATTGGAGAGTTTAAATGTCTTTATTCAAAAAGCCGAGGAAAATCAGTATAAGCAATTGGGGGAGATGGTACCTGACTTTCCTGGCAAATCTAATATCCCCAAATATGTGGAGGAATATGAAAAAGGCATTGCCAGATTGCTCAGACGCCAGCATAAGAAGTTTTTAGATGGTCTCAAAGGTTTTGTAAGCAAAGACTCAGAAGAGACGTTAAAAGCCCTTCTAGTGTTTTTTACTCAGAACCTATTCGCGGAGGATGACTTCGAGGAAGAATTTCAGGAACTGACTGAGGGATTCCTGCAACAGACTATTGAAGAAATGGCTGAAGTAATCATGGATTCAATAGATCCAGAGGTGCCTTTTAAAGTCTTATCCAATCGTACGATTAATTGGATTAAGGATTGGTCAAAGAAGCTGGCTGAGATCATGAAGTTAAACACACATGAAGTGGTGGAGGACGTGCTAACTAATGCTATCGAGAACGGTTCATCAATCCAGGACATTGAGTTGACTCTCAAAGACATGCCACAATTTGATAGGGAGCGGGCGCGTACCACAGCCATCACAGAAGTGCTTGCCGCTTCCTCTGCCGCGCAGCATGAATCATATGCACAATCGCCGGCAGTAAAGAAAAAGAAATGGCGGCACAGCGGAGGGAAGAAGAACAATCCTCGTGAAAATCACATTGATCTTGACGGTACAGTCATTGGAGTAGATGAAGAATTTCAGATACCGGGCAGTAGCGAAACCTGCATGTTTCCGAGGGATCCTAAACTATCAACAAGGGAGCGGGTTAACTGCCATTGTGTTCTATCGCCTGTGGTAGATAGTAAGATTTTAGGCTTATCACCCGAAGAAAAAGAAGAGATTCAAAGAGAAGTCTTAGCAAACATGGAATAA
- the yqbA gene encoding putative phage capsid protein; skin element (Evidence 3: Putative function from multiple computational evidences; Product type s: structure), translating into MSKKSVKARVIKASPPTESTKQIYEDEFADSYDSNILPPPYNLKELKMIAEYSTILQQCVDAYRTNIVGFGFDFEYSFDVNSPDVTNEEKTEAESEWTKLEEFVKYLHFDESAETLLGFVIEDREKTGNGFIEVIRNGENKPAGIEYMDVQNVRVCKLSEPIEVDFTYFEQGQMKSIKREKRFRKYVQMIDGRMVYFKEYGDPRTLNLETGQYDEQTPLEKRANEVVHFKIGSGIYGKPRWIGHIVNLYGARKAEELNFMYFKQGRHIPAAITIENGMLSEDSYTQLQDYMNGLEGVENAHKFLLLEAEGIAKGKNIHGDEEIAPVKVDIKSLAEILQEDALFLEYDQKNRDKIRSAFRLPPLYTGEAQDYNRATADTARKITEEQVFQPERKLITGKLNALFLNDLEIHKVRLQLKGPDFRDPLEIAKVLTPFITAGAVSPNDLRDLAGRVLGKTLEEWPEEEYNRPLGKTNESSVSDPLAALFKSKNGTPNMIGLLKDMRDVLEDLKR; encoded by the coding sequence ATGTCAAAAAAATCTGTTAAAGCACGAGTGATCAAAGCCTCTCCACCTACTGAATCAACGAAACAAATTTATGAAGATGAATTTGCTGACAGCTATGACAGCAATATTTTGCCTCCTCCGTATAACCTAAAGGAATTAAAAATGATTGCTGAGTATTCAACAATCTTACAGCAATGTGTTGATGCCTACAGGACAAATATTGTGGGCTTTGGATTTGATTTCGAGTATTCTTTTGATGTGAATTCGCCAGATGTGACAAATGAAGAAAAAACAGAAGCTGAAAGTGAATGGACAAAGCTTGAAGAGTTCGTTAAATATCTTCACTTTGATGAGTCAGCTGAGACTTTACTCGGATTTGTTATTGAAGATAGAGAAAAGACGGGCAATGGCTTTATTGAGGTCATTCGAAACGGTGAAAATAAGCCAGCCGGCATTGAATACATGGACGTTCAAAATGTACGAGTTTGCAAACTGTCTGAACCAATCGAAGTTGATTTTACGTACTTCGAACAAGGACAAATGAAATCAATCAAAAGAGAGAAACGATTCCGAAAGTATGTTCAGATGATTGACGGCCGTATGGTTTATTTTAAAGAATATGGTGATCCTCGCACTTTAAATTTAGAGACAGGTCAATATGATGAACAGACCCCATTGGAGAAACGAGCAAATGAAGTGGTCCATTTCAAAATAGGAAGCGGTATTTATGGGAAACCGCGATGGATTGGCCATATTGTTAATTTGTATGGTGCTCGTAAAGCTGAAGAGCTGAACTTTATGTACTTCAAACAAGGAAGACATATTCCCGCTGCCATCACAATAGAAAATGGAATGTTGTCTGAGGACTCATACACACAATTGCAGGATTACATGAATGGGCTTGAAGGAGTGGAGAACGCTCATAAGTTTCTATTACTTGAAGCAGAAGGGATAGCGAAGGGGAAAAACATTCATGGTGATGAAGAGATTGCACCAGTGAAAGTTGATATTAAGTCACTTGCTGAAATCCTTCAAGAAGATGCTTTGTTTCTTGAATATGACCAAAAGAACCGAGATAAAATTAGATCGGCTTTTCGTTTGCCCCCACTTTATACAGGTGAAGCTCAAGATTACAACAGAGCGACAGCTGACACAGCAAGAAAGATTACTGAGGAACAAGTATTTCAGCCTGAACGAAAATTAATCACAGGTAAACTGAATGCTTTATTTCTAAATGATCTTGAAATTCATAAAGTCCGACTCCAACTAAAAGGGCCAGACTTTAGAGATCCTTTAGAAATTGCTAAGGTTCTAACACCGTTTATAACAGCAGGTGCAGTTTCTCCGAATGATTTACGCGATTTGGCTGGACGGGTACTTGGTAAGACGCTTGAAGAATGGCCAGAAGAAGAATACAACAGGCCGCTTGGTAAAACTAACGAGTCGTCCGTTTCCGATCCTTTGGCTGCACTGTTTAAATCTAAGAACGGTACTCCTAATATGATCGGGTTATTAAAAGATATGCGGGATGTTCTGGAGGATTTGAAGAGATGA
- the yqaT gene encoding putative phage-related terminase large subunit; skin element (Evidence 3: Putative function from multiple computational evidences; Product type e: enzyme): MIKQVNPHFKEFLFDWNQKFQFLVGGYGSSKSYHVALKIVLKLLREKRTALVIREVYDTHRDSTFSLFDELVSDLKLDHIVRCVSSPMQIRFSNGSRIIFKGMDKPAKLKSINNISLIWIEECSEVKYEGFKELLGRLRHPTLPLHMILSTNPVGEDNWTFKHFFKDDREKRFVLDDKELYEKRIIVSNDTYYHHSTADDNLFLPESYVQQLEELKEYDPDLYRIARKGHFGVNGIRVLPQFEERPHEEVMTAISNINRPLKRVGMDFGFVESYNAVVRVAVDHEKKYLYIYWEYYKNGLTDDKTAEELKEFAETKELIKADSAEPKTIRYFQQHGFNMVGARKYQGSRLQYTKKIKRFRKIICSDRCENTIYELKPLAYATDKLGNIIEDEFTIDPHTLSAIWYALDDYEVTDLKEESKGRPQRSRPGRR, translated from the coding sequence GTGATTAAACAGGTAAATCCACATTTTAAAGAATTTCTCTTTGACTGGAATCAAAAGTTTCAGTTTCTTGTGGGTGGTTATGGATCATCCAAAAGCTATCATGTGGCGCTCAAGATTGTTCTGAAATTGCTCAGAGAAAAGCGTACTGCACTTGTTATCAGAGAAGTGTACGACACACATAGGGACTCAACATTTTCACTTTTTGATGAACTTGTAAGTGATCTAAAATTAGATCATATCGTTAGATGTGTATCTTCTCCGATGCAGATTCGATTTTCAAATGGCAGCAGAATCATCTTTAAAGGGATGGATAAGCCAGCCAAACTGAAATCAATCAATAATATTTCCCTCATTTGGATTGAGGAATGCTCTGAAGTAAAATATGAGGGGTTCAAGGAGCTTCTTGGACGTCTTCGTCACCCGACATTGCCGCTTCACATGATACTTTCAACAAATCCAGTTGGAGAGGACAATTGGACTTTTAAGCATTTCTTCAAGGATGATAGGGAGAAGCGCTTTGTACTGGATGATAAGGAACTTTATGAAAAGCGGATAATCGTTAGCAACGACACCTATTATCATCACTCAACGGCAGATGATAATCTTTTCCTGCCAGAAAGCTATGTCCAGCAACTTGAAGAATTGAAGGAATACGATCCAGACCTTTACCGAATTGCGCGGAAAGGTCATTTTGGCGTGAATGGAATTCGGGTTCTGCCGCAGTTTGAAGAGCGACCGCATGAAGAGGTTATGACTGCAATCTCTAATATTAACCGCCCGCTTAAACGGGTTGGCATGGACTTTGGTTTTGTGGAATCGTATAACGCCGTCGTTAGGGTTGCTGTGGATCATGAAAAGAAATATCTCTATATCTACTGGGAGTATTACAAAAATGGATTAACGGATGATAAGACAGCCGAAGAACTTAAGGAATTTGCAGAGACTAAGGAATTAATCAAGGCGGATTCAGCAGAGCCAAAGACAATCCGTTATTTTCAGCAACACGGTTTCAATATGGTGGGTGCCCGTAAATATCAAGGATCACGCCTTCAGTATACAAAGAAAATCAAGCGGTTCAGGAAGATCATTTGCTCTGATCGTTGCGAGAACACGATTTATGAGCTTAAGCCGCTTGCTTATGCTACCGATAAGCTGGGGAACATCATAGAAGACGAGTTCACCATAGACCCGCATACACTGTCAGCTATCTGGTACGCTCTCGATGATTATGAGGTAACCGATTTGAAAGAAGAATCAAAAGGAAGACCGCAAAGATCAAGACCAGGAAGGAGGTAA
- the yqaS gene encoding putative phage-related terminase small subunit; skin element (Evidence 3: Putative function from multiple computational evidences; Product type e: enzyme), which translates to MVDKHIQAYKDYAKGMKYKDLAEKYGVSVNTIKSWKQRHGWQRKKGAPLKKGVHTKKVGAPLGNKNALGNNGGAPKGNQNAVTHGFFSKFLPEETLSIMEGIQERSPVDMIWDQIQIQYAAIIRAQKIMFVSDKQEMIKELKKKKSVLSETNEVEEEEFEFQFSWDRHATFLNAQSRAMAELRNLIKQFDELAHSEDERRLKLEHMRLNINKKKIEIEELTEEDKPFEITIVNKGDDSD; encoded by the coding sequence ATGGTTGATAAGCACATACAGGCGTATAAGGATTACGCCAAAGGTATGAAATACAAGGACCTTGCCGAGAAATATGGGGTATCTGTGAACACCATTAAATCGTGGAAACAACGCCATGGTTGGCAAAGAAAAAAGGGTGCACCCTTAAAAAAAGGTGTGCACACAAAAAAAGTAGGTGCACCACTCGGTAACAAGAATGCGTTAGGTAATAATGGCGGCGCACCTAAGGGAAATCAAAACGCTGTGACTCATGGATTCTTCTCTAAGTTCCTGCCAGAAGAAACGCTATCCATCATGGAAGGGATTCAAGAACGTTCGCCTGTCGATATGATATGGGATCAGATACAGATCCAATATGCCGCAATAATAAGGGCGCAAAAGATCATGTTCGTTTCTGATAAGCAGGAAATGATTAAAGAACTGAAAAAGAAAAAGTCTGTGCTATCTGAGACAAACGAAGTCGAAGAGGAAGAATTCGAATTTCAATTTTCTTGGGATCGTCATGCAACGTTCTTGAACGCTCAATCTCGTGCAATGGCAGAGCTCAGGAATTTAATTAAACAGTTTGATGAATTAGCCCATTCGGAAGACGAACGACGCCTTAAATTGGAGCATATGCGCTTAAATATCAACAAGAAAAAAATAGAGATCGAAGAACTTACAGAAGAAGATAAACCTTTTGAGATCACCATTGTAAACAAAGGTGATGACAGTGATTAA
- the yqaR gene encoding hypothetical protein; skin element (Evidence 5: Unknown function): MIQIDFGTVITSAITAVFFTGGTNYVLQKKNRKGNEIFTKGYILIDEIYNINNKRIETAAAFVPFYNHPEGYLEKLHTDYFKELSAFELIVKKFSILFDKELNIKLQEYINYLREVEVALRGFMNDDPIIEVNFNQEYIERLIDEITNLIKKHI; the protein is encoded by the coding sequence TTGATTCAAATAGATTTTGGTACAGTCATTACTAGTGCTATAACAGCAGTTTTTTTTACAGGTGGAACTAATTATGTTTTACAAAAGAAGAATAGAAAAGGAAATGAAATTTTCACAAAAGGCTATATACTAATTGATGAGATTTATAATATTAACAATAAAAGAATTGAAACCGCTGCTGCCTTTGTACCGTTCTATAATCACCCAGAAGGATACTTAGAAAAATTACATACTGATTATTTTAAAGAGCTATCGGCATTTGAACTGATTGTTAAGAAATTTTCAATACTCTTTGATAAAGAACTGAATATCAAGTTACAGGAATATATAAATTATTTAAGAGAAGTTGAAGTGGCATTAAGAGGTTTTATGAACGATGATCCAATAATTGAGGTGAACTTCAATCAAGAATATATTGAGCGGTTGATTGATGAAATAACTAATTTAATAAAAAAACATATTTAA
- the yqaQ gene encoding putative phage DNA-binding protein; skin element (Evidence 3: Putative function from multiple computational evidences; Product type f: factor) — MNRKEIENLINSYHWMVKEVRRLQRVLYGSVIPMKNWGVAQYGLEATMPKGSPGKSQAELRQMDMREERLFKRLKYYEERVYAVELGAEKIHGEQHKVIYDCMMEGMSYRAISLHLGISRETVRKMKDEFISQLCQDCHFERLLNLKKSVV, encoded by the coding sequence ATGAATCGAAAAGAAATTGAAAATCTAATCAATAGCTATCACTGGATGGTGAAAGAGGTTCGTCGATTGCAAAGGGTACTCTATGGTTCAGTAATTCCCATGAAGAATTGGGGTGTTGCTCAATATGGATTAGAAGCTACTATGCCAAAAGGAAGTCCTGGGAAGAGTCAGGCTGAGCTAAGGCAAATGGATATGAGAGAGGAACGTCTTTTCAAACGTCTTAAGTATTATGAAGAGCGAGTATATGCAGTTGAATTAGGGGCTGAAAAGATCCATGGTGAGCAGCATAAAGTCATTTATGATTGCATGATGGAGGGTATGAGCTACCGCGCAATAAGTCTTCACCTTGGCATTTCAAGGGAAACTGTACGCAAAATGAAAGATGAGTTCATCAGCCAATTATGCCAAGATTGCCACTTTGAGCGTTTGTTGAATCTGAAAAAATCTGTAGTGTAA
- the yqaP gene encoding conserved phage protein of unknown function; skin element (Evidence 4: Unknown function but conserved in other organisms): MRVREIKNLLDNYNKQIGVSVSHVPHSNRKTVLNLQKSLDAINELSKLGFLDDDIERFKDLGSIYYSRVPEDKIEVDNHIANQITNHIKIVKEKLRGFGILIDQSVSDQNENVISVKLPQYNSLEELEKFIKKLNNAFQNGITLEEINGHYKLQGFDTGSMWIDILVNSSAAVIFVGQLIDAAINISKRSQELLITKANIEKLALQNEQLKLQVETSKALLDGIEKGIDTITDAEIKNVTEGANYSTESIGHIKQSVKIFAELLHEGTQFHPSLDAPSETVEAFPEPQKNLEEPQQLLETLADNLPEQE; the protein is encoded by the coding sequence ATGAGAGTTAGAGAAATAAAAAATTTACTCGACAATTATAATAAACAAATTGGAGTTAGTGTTTCGCACGTACCGCACAGCAACAGAAAGACTGTTCTTAATTTACAAAAGTCTTTAGATGCAATTAACGAGTTGTCTAAACTTGGTTTTTTAGATGATGATATTGAGAGATTTAAAGATCTAGGAAGTATATATTATTCACGTGTACCTGAAGATAAGATTGAAGTGGATAATCACATCGCTAATCAAATTACTAATCATATAAAAATTGTAAAAGAAAAATTACGTGGTTTTGGAATTTTAATTGATCAGTCAGTTTCTGATCAAAATGAGAACGTAATTAGCGTAAAACTCCCTCAATACAACTCATTAGAAGAACTAGAAAAATTCATCAAAAAATTAAATAATGCATTTCAGAATGGTATTACCCTTGAGGAAATTAATGGACATTATAAATTACAGGGTTTTGACACAGGTTCAATGTGGATTGACATCTTAGTAAACAGTTCAGCTGCAGTAATATTTGTTGGACAACTTATAGATGCAGCTATAAACATTTCAAAGCGATCTCAAGAATTACTCATTACTAAGGCAAACATCGAAAAGCTAGCTCTTCAAAATGAGCAATTAAAGCTACAAGTCGAAACTTCCAAAGCTTTGCTAGATGGAATTGAAAAGGGTATTGACACAATAACAGATGCCGAAATAAAAAATGTTACTGAAGGAGCAAATTATTCAACAGAATCAATAGGACATATAAAACAATCGGTTAAAATCTTTGCAGAATTACTCCATGAAGGTACCCAATTCCACCCATCTTTAGATGCACCTTCTGAAACAGTTGAAGCCTTTCCTGAACCCCAAAAGAATTTAGAAGAGCCTCAACAATTATTAGAAACATTAGCTGACAATTTACCTGAACAGGAATAA
- the yqaO gene encoding conserved phage protein of unknown function; skin element (Evidence 4: Unknown function but conserved in other organisms), with the protein MYNPREINIKKDFTIQQKIDPGKVQIIVLDGNQGTAHVLDAPEHGKTVIQTVKGSFARVDHEIGFKVK; encoded by the coding sequence GTGTACAATCCAAGAGAAATAAACATCAAAAAAGACTTCACTATTCAGCAGAAAATTGACCCAGGAAAAGTTCAGATCATTGTTTTAGATGGGAATCAGGGAACTGCACATGTTTTAGATGCTCCGGAGCACGGCAAAACAGTGATTCAAACTGTAAAGGGCAGCTTTGCAAGGGTTGATCATGAGATAGGGTTTAAGGTGAAATGA
- the yqaN gene encoding putative Holliday junction resolvase; skin element (Evidence 3: Putative function from multiple computational evidences; PubMedId: 20889742; Product type e: enzyme), whose protein sequence is MDCIKFTVYGEPVAQGRPRGSIRNGKVHMRDPAKSKYFKQYVALVASQHRPETIITGPVSMDVKVYRPMPKSVSNSKKKKEKAEKGLLRPTTKPDVDNYVKGVKDALNHLIYKDDSQVVDLKVSKFYSEEPRVEVMIREVSA, encoded by the coding sequence TTGGATTGCATTAAGTTCACTGTTTATGGTGAGCCAGTCGCACAAGGAAGGCCGCGTGGATCAATACGAAATGGGAAGGTGCATATGCGTGATCCAGCGAAATCAAAGTATTTCAAACAGTATGTGGCATTGGTTGCGTCTCAGCATCGACCAGAAACAATTATTACTGGTCCTGTCTCAATGGATGTCAAAGTGTACAGACCAATGCCTAAGTCAGTTTCAAACTCAAAAAAGAAGAAAGAGAAAGCTGAAAAGGGCCTTCTGCGGCCGACTACAAAGCCCGACGTTGATAATTATGTAAAGGGCGTGAAAGATGCTTTGAATCATCTGATATACAAAGATGATAGTCAGGTTGTGGATTTGAAAGTCAGTAAGTTTTATAGCGAAGAGCCAAGGGTGGAAGTCATGATAAGAGAGGTTTCTGCCTAA